A part of Lutra lutra chromosome 2, mLutLut1.2, whole genome shotgun sequence genomic DNA contains:
- the OSTC gene encoding oligosaccharyltransferase complex subunit OSTC — METLYRVPFLVLECPNLKLKKPPWVHMPSAMTVYALVVVSYFLITGGIIYDVIVEPPSVGSMTDEHGHQRPVAFLAYRVNGQYIMEGLASSFLFTMGGLGFIILDRSNAPNIPKLNRFLLLFIGFVCVLLSFFMARVFMRMKLPGYLMG, encoded by the exons ATGGAGACTTTGTACCGCGTCCCGTTCTTAGTGCTCGAATGCCCCAACCTGAAGCTGAAGAAGCCGCCCTGGGTGCATATGCCGTCGGCCATGACGGTGTACGCTCTGGTGGTGGTGTCTTACTTCCTCATCACCGGAG GAATAATTTATGATGTTATTGTTGAACCTCCAAGTGTTGGTTCTATGACCGATGAACATGGACATCAGAGACCAGTGGCTTTCTTGGCCTACAG AGTAAATGGACAATATATTATGGAAGGACTCGCATCCAGCTTCCTGTTTACAATGGGAGGTTTAGGTTTCATAATCTTGGACCGATCGAATGCACCAAACATTCCAAAACTCAATAGATTTCTTCTTCTATTCATTGGATTCGTCTGTGTCCTATTGAGTTTTTTCATGGCTAGAGTATTCATGAGAATGAAACTGCC GGGCTATCTGATGGGttaa